Below is a genomic region from Xylanivirga thermophila.
CCCGGTTAAATATATGGGAAACCATTTATAAATTACAAAGGGATACAGGTATGACAGTTTTTCTTACTACTCATTATATGGAGGAAGCAGCATCAGCTGATAACATTGCTATTATTGATAATGGACTAATCGTTGCTACTGGTACACCGGCTGTATTGAAAGAACAATATAGTGTTGATAAACTCTATCTTTTAACAGATGATGATAAAAGGCTTTTAAACATACTAAATCAATACCCATTTGATTATAAAAAACAGGGAGAACAATTCATTATACAATTGGAAAATAGCCTTGATGCTTTGCCCATACTAGAAACTGTTAAAAACAGCATTTCTGGATTTCAGGTTATAGCAGGTAATTTGGATGATGTATTTGTAAATATTACAGGCAGAGAAATACGGGAGGATGTATAATATATGTATGCAATAGCACAACTTATAAAACGCAATTTAAAGATGTTTTTTAGGGATCATTCAGCAGTCTTTTTTTCTTTATTGTCACTCTTTATAATTATTGGATTATATGCATTGTTTTTAGGAGATGTTTTTGTAGATAATATGAAAAATATTGCTGGTAAAAACACACGCTTTCTTATGGATAGTTGGATCATGGCAGGTCTTTTAGCTGTCTTATCCGTTACTACTACACTAGGGGCTTTCGGTATAATGATATATGACAAAACAAGGGGTGTATCCAAGGATTTCTCTGCATCACCAATTTCCCGGTGGCAAATTATAAGTGGATATGCAATAAGTTCTTGGACTATTGGAATGATTATGGGTATTATTGCCTTAATACTTTCAGAGGTTTATATCATCGCCTATGGTGGGAAGCTACTTAGTCTTAAGCAAATTTTTAAAGTAATCTACATCATGGCCTTAAGTGTTTTTTCCTCTACTGCCGTAATATTATTTCTTGTATTGTTTTTTAAGTCCAACAATGCTTTTGCTACCGCCAGCACAATAATTGGGACATTGATCGGATTTCTGTCAGGCATATATATCCCCATAGGTAACTTGCCTACCGGAGTTCAGACAGCCATAAAAATATTCCCTCCCGCCCATGCCGCAGCACTGTTTAGGCAGATTATGATGGAACAACCGCTTTCGTTAGTTAATGCCCCTCCAGAAGCTATTGAGGAAATAAAGCTTATCTTCGGTGTAGTGTATAAGTCTGGTAATAGCATAATACCTTTTAATATAAGTGTTTTAATTTTAATAATAACAGGAATTGCATTTTTTTCCCTGTCGGTTGTAAAGATAAGCTTAAAAAACCATTAAAGAAATTATACTAAAACAAAAACCTTACAAGTACCAAACTTCTGTAAAATTATTATTTACGCTTATGTTTATTATTATCAAAACTGCAAATAATAGAGCTAGATAATTATATTACAGAAGGTGATTAACATGGATACTATTGAAGCAACCTATGACCATCTTTTAAGGGTAGTGTTTGGTGTAGCAAATCCAGTAAAAAAAGTAATAATTAAAACCCAATGCAAGGTTCATAAATTTATTAATCTTGATGCCCTAGATATTCTTAAAAATGATGGTTATTCCGCTGAATACAATTTTTTCAATAGATATATTTCAGATATAGATGATGGAACTGTATGG
It encodes:
- a CDS encoding ABC transporter permease; the protein is MYAIAQLIKRNLKMFFRDHSAVFFSLLSLFIIIGLYALFLGDVFVDNMKNIAGKNTRFLMDSWIMAGLLAVLSVTTTLGAFGIMIYDKTRGVSKDFSASPISRWQIISGYAISSWTIGMIMGIIALILSEVYIIAYGGKLLSLKQIFKVIYIMALSVFSSTAVILFLVLFFKSNNAFATASTIIGTLIGFLSGIYIPIGNLPTGVQTAIKIFPPAHAAALFRQIMMEQPLSLVNAPPEAIEEIKLIFGVVYKSGNSIIPFNISVLILIITGIAFFSLSVVKISLKNH